The Polyangiaceae bacterium genomic interval TGGAAGTGCTGCTGCCGGCGCTGTTGCCCGCCGAGTATTTTCGAGAGACCGGCCGCTGGGACGTGTACGGCGACACGCTCTTCCGCCTCAAGGACCGCAAGGGCTCCGACTACCACCTGGGGCCCACTCACGAGGAGATCATCACGGATCTCGCGCGGCGGGAGATCAAGAGCTACCGGGACCTGCCCAAGAACCTGTACCAGATCCAGACCAAGTATCGGGACGAGCCGCGCCCCCGTGGCGGCCTCCTGCGCTGCCGCGAGTTCAGCATGAAGGACGCCTACTCCTTCGACGTCAGCGAGGACAATGCTCGGCAGAGCTACGAGCAGATGCGCGTGGCCTACACGCAGATCTTCGATCGCCTCGGTCTGAACTACCGCATGGTCGCAGCGGACTCCGGCGCCATGGGCGGCTCCGGCAGCGCGGAGTTCCAGGTGCTGGTGCAGAGCGGAGAGGACCTCGTCGCGGCGTGCTCCCAGTGCCACTACGCGGCCAATCTGGAGGTCGCCACCACGCCGCCCTTCCCGCGGCGCGGAAACCCGGACGAGACTCCCGAGAAGAACAAGGTCCACACGCCGAAGCAGCGCACCATCGAGGAAGTGAGCAAGTTCCTCGGCGCCGGCCCAGACCGCTTCTTGAAGAGCCTCTTGTACGTAGCAGACAAGGAAGTCGTGATGGCCGTGGTGCGCGGAGACCACGAGATCAACGAGATCAAGCTGGCCCGCGCCGCTGGTGTGAACGAGGTGTTCCTGGCGAGCCCGGAGGACGTCAAGAAGGCCACCGGCGCCGAGGTGGGCTTCGCCGGCCCCGTCGGTTTCGGCGGCAAGATCTTCGTGGATCGCGACGCTCAGAACGTGGTGGACGGCATCACCGGCGCCAACGAGAGCGACTATCACTTCGAGCACGTGCAGCACGGTCGGGACTTCGAAGGCAACGTCGTCGAGATCCGCAGCGTGAAGGACGGCGATCTGTGCCCCGAGTGCGGCGCGTCCCTCGGCGTGTACCGCGGCATCGAGGCCGGTCACATCTTCCTTCTGGGCACGCGCTACAGCGCCCAGATGGGAGCCAACTACCTGGACGACTCCGGAGAGAGCCATCCCCTGATCATGGGCTGCTACGGCATCGGCGTGTCGCGCCTGGTAGCCACCGCGGTGGAGCAGTTCAACGACGCCGACGGCATCCTGTGGCCGATGAGCATCGCGCCCTACCACGTGCACGTGGCGCAGCTGGGCAGCGAACCCGAGGTGCTCGAGGCCGTGGCCCAGCTCGAAAAGGAGCTCGAGGCACGCGGCGTGGAGGTGTTGGTGGACGATCGCGAGGAGCGCCCCGGCGTCAAGTTCAAGGACGCCGATCTGATCGGCATCCCGCTGCGCATCACCGTTGGCGCCAAGAGCCTCGCCAAGGGCGGCGTGGAGCTGAAGCCCCGCAGCGAGAAGGACCCGAAGAAGGCGGAGCTCTTGCCCCTTGCAGATGCCATCGAGAAGGTCGTGGGCCTGGTCCGCGCATGACGGACAAGCGCCGCTTCGCCAGCTCCACGGAGTCCGTCCACGCCGGTACGGATCGCAAGCGGCCGCATCACACGCTCGCGAGCACCATCGCGCAGACCGCGACGTTCACCTTCGACGACAGCGCGGATCTCGAGCGCTACATGCGCGGGGAGGACCCGGATCCCGAGCGCGAGGAGTACGGTCGCTACGGCAACCCCACCGTTCGTGAGGTCGAG includes:
- a CDS encoding proline--tRNA ligase codes for the protein MRYRRALIPTLKEAPSDATSASHVLLLRAGYVRRVGAGVYSFLPLGVRVLRKIESIVRQEMDRAGAMEVLLPALLPAEYFRETGRWDVYGDTLFRLKDRKGSDYHLGPTHEEIITDLARREIKSYRDLPKNLYQIQTKYRDEPRPRGGLLRCREFSMKDAYSFDVSEDNARQSYEQMRVAYTQIFDRLGLNYRMVAADSGAMGGSGSAEFQVLVQSGEDLVAACSQCHYAANLEVATTPPFPRRGNPDETPEKNKVHTPKQRTIEEVSKFLGAGPDRFLKSLLYVADKEVVMAVVRGDHEINEIKLARAAGVNEVFLASPEDVKKATGAEVGFAGPVGFGGKIFVDRDAQNVVDGITGANESDYHFEHVQHGRDFEGNVVEIRSVKDGDLCPECGASLGVYRGIEAGHIFLLGTRYSAQMGANYLDDSGESHPLIMGCYGIGVSRLVATAVEQFNDADGILWPMSIAPYHVHVAQLGSEPEVLEAVAQLEKELEARGVEVLVDDREERPGVKFKDADLIGIPLRITVGAKSLAKGGVELKPRSEKDPKKAELLPLADAIEKVVGLVRA